One Lucilia cuprina isolate Lc7/37 chromosome 4, ASM2204524v1, whole genome shotgun sequence DNA segment encodes these proteins:
- the LOC111683418 gene encoding uncharacterized protein LOC111683418: MYQIIGVLILLVAVAMGQVQNVTTLSSNTQQSSSVARTDDYINLNRLQYAKTLQEYENQMNKFRQLYAGRVDGVGIQEAMLIDSIVQNEERLNPQELLSDFSKDCVTKYRSKIPTVAYTKSSIASCVNAANNQVNSLLTNPTNTKNSLQNYYTNYFEKEITNCGKKFDNKTANYTICVTSVTTTTNSYTISNQKTFATQMDSAECSSNANIKKALDCSFLVINRTITLIAEANTLINKCLLGQDDCRQCNQGYTCPDVFYLRYSEVDYKNETMRNPFYGREYLKDCLMLEINQKA, encoded by the exons atgtacCAAATAATTGGAGTATTAATACTGCTGGTGGCGGTGGCAATGGGTCAG GTTCAAAATGTGACCACCTTAAGCAGTAATACTCAACAATCAAGCTCAGTAGCTCGTACCGATGATTATATCAATCTCAATCGTCTGCAGTACGCCAAAACTTTACAGGAATACGAGAATCAAATGAATAAATTCAGACAACTTTATGCAGGACGTGTCGATGGTGTTGGCATACAAGAAGCTATGCTAATCGATAGTATAGTGCAAAATGAAGAGCGTTTAAATCCCCAAGAACTTTTAAGTGATTTCAGCAAGGACTGTGTTACCAAATATCGTTCTAAAATTCCCACGGTGGCATACACGAAATCATCTATTGCTAGTTGTGTAAATGCTGCCAATAATCAGGTCAATAGTTTATTAACTAATCCCACTAACACTAAGAATTCCTTGCAAAACTACTATACCAACTATTTCGAAAAGGAGATCACGAATTGTGGCAAAAAGTTCGATAATAAAACTGCGAATTATACCATTTGTGTTACCAGTGTG ACCACCACTACTAATAGCTACACGATCAGCAATCAAAAGACCTTTGCTACACAAATGGACTCAGCCGAGTGTTCATCGAATGCCAATATTAAAAAAGCATTAGATTGCAGTTTTCTAGTTATAAATCGCACAATTACCCTAATCGCTGAGGCTAATACTTTGATCAATAAGTGTCTGCTGGGTCAAGATGATTGCAGGCAATGTAATCAAGGTTATACTTGTCCCGATGTGTTTTACTTGCGTTATTCCGAAGTAGATTATAAAAATGAAACCATGCGCAATCCTTTCTATGGTAGGGAATACTTGAAGGATTGTTTAATGTTGGAAATAAATCAGAAagcttaa